A window of Sulfurimonas gotlandica GD1 contains these coding sequences:
- a CDS encoding EAL and HDOD domain-containing protein encodes MNSNLYIARQPILDKYDNIFAYELLYRDSNQSSNIKNDRHATVTVLSNVLNKFGVKNLLGDNKAFIKADKKFLMHDVVFYIPKEHFIFAIQANMEITEALEQRIIKLSEMGYLLAINDVLLTKETLDKFSKLLKYITYIKVDVNTPSENLDLLQSSDLVVIFTKVETHDMYDKAKKFNGNYVQGYFFSKPKILEQEKFDPNSLTAINLCNYIMSDSSIDEIVEKFEENHAISLQLLKYVNSGSFHFRQNISSVRQILTLMGRTPLTQWLMLMVYSTNGTLNEQESESPLMQLLKCRTNLMVEVSKQIQDSGVKDLSSKVYFVGVISLLDTLFNVNINTILEELNIDSEIKEAINGGEGVLGDIYMFAKNLEKFDIKAVENFCDKYDIETEELEKLTFEVIQSANEFENSRSA; translated from the coding sequence ATGAACTCAAATTTATATATAGCCAGACAGCCTATTTTAGATAAGTACGATAATATATTTGCATATGAATTACTTTATCGAGACTCCAACCAAAGCTCTAATATTAAAAATGATAGGCATGCAACCGTTACAGTCTTAAGTAATGTACTGAATAAATTTGGTGTTAAAAATCTACTTGGTGACAATAAGGCATTTATCAAAGCAGATAAAAAATTTCTGATGCATGATGTGGTATTCTATATACCAAAAGAGCACTTTATATTTGCGATACAAGCAAACATGGAAATTACTGAAGCTCTTGAACAAAGAATAATAAAACTTAGTGAAATGGGCTATCTATTGGCTATAAACGATGTGTTACTTACAAAAGAGACTTTAGATAAGTTCTCTAAACTTTTAAAATATATTACTTATATTAAAGTTGATGTTAATACACCCAGTGAAAACCTAGACCTTCTTCAATCTTCTGACCTTGTAGTGATTTTTACAAAAGTAGAGACTCATGATATGTATGATAAGGCTAAAAAGTTTAATGGTAATTATGTTCAAGGCTATTTCTTTTCTAAGCCAAAGATTTTAGAACAAGAGAAGTTCGACCCAAATAGCTTAACAGCAATTAATCTATGTAACTATATTATGAGTGATTCTAGTATAGATGAAATAGTTGAAAAGTTTGAAGAAAATCATGCAATCTCTTTGCAACTCTTAAAGTATGTGAATTCTGGCTCATTTCACTTTAGACAAAACATATCTTCAGTTCGTCAAATTTTAACTCTTATGGGAAGAACACCGCTAACTCAGTGGCTTATGCTCATGGTTTACTCTACGAATGGAACCCTGAATGAACAAGAGTCAGAATCTCCACTAATGCAACTTTTAAAGTGCAGAACAAATCTAATGGTTGAAGTATCCAAACAGATTCAAGACAGTGGTGTTAAAGATCTATCATCTAAGGTTTACTTTGTTGGAGTTATATCGCTTTTAGATACCCTTTTCAATGTTAATATAAATACTATTTTGGAAGAGTTGAATATAGACAGTGAGATAAAAGAAGCGATTAATGGAGGAGAAGGTGTTCTTGGAGATATATATATGTTTGCAAAGAACTTAGAGAAATTTGATATTAAAGCTGTTGAGAATTTTTGTGACAAATATGATATAGAAACAGAGGAGTTAGAAAAACTTACTTTTGAAGTTATTCAAAGTGCAAATGAGTTTGAAAACTCAAGGAGCGCATAG